One Nostoc sp. UHCC 0302 DNA window includes the following coding sequences:
- a CDS encoding PIG-L deacetylase family protein has translation MNIKHNLKLLQKLVPNMWLYQIQYIHSSLVFWWILRWISKPLALNNKSVIVFSPHQDDETFGCGGMIATKREQDIQVIVAFLTDGRGSGSSELHFQEKITQIRKQEAVTALQILGVDSSKIHFLEKPDGTLQDLENEEREQTIEQVVELLKYYQPGEVYVPHRKDCHKDHEATYQLVKEAIAQAEITVELLQYPIWLFWRAPLFILLKLQDMAAAYHFSITSVQEKKKQAIASYPSQTQSLPRGFVKRFLGTNEIFFKAES, from the coding sequence ATGAATATTAAACACAATCTGAAATTATTACAAAAGCTAGTACCAAATATGTGGCTGTATCAAATCCAATATATCCACTCCAGCTTAGTATTTTGGTGGATTTTGCGTTGGATAAGTAAACCATTAGCATTAAATAATAAATCAGTTATAGTGTTTTCTCCACACCAAGATGATGAAACGTTTGGCTGCGGTGGGATGATTGCAACCAAACGTGAACAAGATATACAAGTAATAGTGGCTTTTCTGACAGATGGACGGGGTTCGGGTAGTTCAGAACTGCATTTTCAAGAGAAAATTACCCAAATTCGCAAACAAGAAGCAGTCACAGCATTACAAATTTTGGGAGTAGATTCTTCAAAAATTCACTTTTTAGAAAAGCCAGATGGAACTTTGCAAGATTTAGAGAACGAGGAACGGGAACAAACAATTGAGCAGGTAGTTGAACTTCTAAAGTATTATCAACCAGGAGAAGTTTATGTACCTCATCGCAAAGATTGCCACAAAGACCACGAGGCTACCTATCAATTAGTAAAAGAAGCCATTGCTCAAGCAGAAATCACAGTTGAATTGTTACAGTATCCTATCTGGTTATTCTGGAGAGCGCCACTATTTATTTTGCTAAAGTTACAGGATATGGCAGCAGCTTACCATTTTTCGATTACGTCAGTGCAAGAGAAGAAAAAACAAGCGATCGCCTCATATCCTTCTCAAACTCAGAGCCTACCTCGTGGCTTTGTTAAACGCTTTTTAGGGACGAATGAAATCTTTTTCAAAGCTGAAAGTTAG
- a CDS encoding glycosyltransferase family 4 protein: MRVLHITNHVQQIGNGIVNVAVDLACLQTQNGHDVAVASADGQYKTLLRNYGVRHFELDQSRNPLNLIKAAWRYQEIVQEFQPDIVHAHMMTGVVLAGILRNGYKYGLVSTVHNEFQRSAVLMGLADRVIAVSNAVADSMVRRGVSEKKLRVVANGTLGSPRHQSLKDYQPLPLHRPAIATVAGMYHRKGIAELIEAFTKIAADFPQAHLYLVGDGPDRSTFEAMVEKTSFRNRIHFEGFQPEPQRYMLATDIFVLASHCESFGLVLTEAREAGCAIIATDVDGIPETLDNRQAGILIPPKDSQTLAATLAQLLSDPKQLHKWKSRAKQNLERFSAARVNAETLAVYRELIINYDVLKVMKTEDYLINK; this comes from the coding sequence ATGCGAGTATTACATATTACTAATCATGTGCAGCAAATCGGTAATGGGATTGTGAATGTGGCAGTAGACTTAGCTTGTCTACAAACACAAAACGGTCATGATGTTGCTGTGGCGTCTGCTGATGGACAATATAAAACTTTACTTAGAAATTATGGTGTTAGACACTTTGAACTAGACCAGTCACGAAATCCATTAAATTTAATTAAAGCTGCATGGCGTTATCAAGAAATAGTGCAAGAGTTTCAGCCAGATATTGTCCATGCACATATGATGACAGGAGTTGTACTAGCAGGGATTCTGAGAAACGGCTATAAATATGGTTTAGTTTCTACTGTACACAATGAGTTTCAGCGTAGCGCTGTACTAATGGGATTGGCTGATCGAGTAATTGCAGTTAGTAACGCCGTGGCTGATTCGATGGTACGACGTGGTGTCTCAGAGAAAAAGTTGCGGGTAGTTGCTAATGGGACATTGGGTAGTCCGCGACATCAGAGTCTAAAAGATTATCAACCTTTGCCGCTACATCGTCCAGCGATCGCTACTGTTGCCGGGATGTATCACCGCAAAGGCATCGCTGAGTTAATCGAAGCGTTCACCAAGATTGCCGCAGATTTTCCACAAGCACATCTATATCTAGTAGGAGACGGGCCTGATCGCTCAACATTCGAGGCGATGGTGGAAAAAACATCTTTTAGGAATCGCATTCATTTTGAAGGTTTCCAGCCTGAACCGCAACGTTATATGCTAGCAACAGATATATTCGTCCTAGCTTCACACTGTGAATCTTTTGGTCTAGTGCTGACAGAGGCACGGGAAGCAGGTTGTGCAATTATCGCCACTGATGTCGATGGTATTCCAGAGACTTTAGATAATCGGCAAGCTGGTATTCTAATACCACCTAAAGATAGTCAAACTTTGGCAGCTACTTTGGCACAATTACTTAGCGATCCTAAGCAACTGCATAAGTGGAAAAGCCGCGCCAAACAAAACTTAGAACGGTTCAGCGCAGCGCGGGTGAATGCCGAAACACTAGCTGTTTACCGTGAATTAATCATTAACTATGATGTTCTTAAAGTAATGAAAACGGAAGATTATTTAATTAATAAATAA
- a CDS encoding aspartoacylase, which yields MSQIERVAIVGGNHGNELTGVHLVKKFQQYPDLVNRSSFTTLTLLGNLKAIEEGKRYIDKDLNRCFTNQGLQNSQLSSYEEQRAKEIQQILEPQNQPPVDVIVDLHSTTANMGLTLIFCDLHPFLLRLGAYLSSVNTLVKVCINPQSRESGYLRSLSKLGFVIEVGAVAQNVLNAELFQQTEQLIYASLDYLEKLNKGNIPQTNSTLTLYKYISTVDYPRDEHGDIKAMIHPQLQFRDYQPLNPGEPIFITFEGKDILYEGTNTVYPIFINEAAYYEKGIAMYLTQKQQEVV from the coding sequence ATGAGCCAAATCGAGCGTGTAGCAATCGTTGGAGGCAATCACGGTAATGAATTAACAGGAGTACATTTAGTTAAGAAGTTTCAGCAGTATCCTGATTTAGTCAACAGATCAAGTTTTACAACTCTGACATTGCTAGGAAATCTCAAAGCCATTGAAGAAGGTAAACGATACATTGATAAAGATTTAAATCGTTGCTTCACTAATCAAGGATTGCAAAATTCTCAACTCTCAAGCTACGAAGAGCAGCGAGCAAAAGAAATTCAACAGATACTGGAACCACAAAATCAACCACCAGTGGATGTAATTGTTGATTTACATAGCACAACTGCCAATATGGGGTTAACTCTGATTTTTTGTGATTTACATCCTTTTTTACTACGATTAGGAGCTTATTTAAGTTCGGTAAATACTTTGGTAAAAGTATGTATTAATCCGCAATCTAGAGAAAGTGGTTATCTGCGTTCTCTCTCGAAATTGGGTTTCGTGATAGAAGTTGGTGCTGTGGCTCAAAATGTCTTAAATGCAGAATTGTTTCAACAAACTGAACAGCTAATTTATGCGAGTTTAGATTATTTAGAAAAGTTGAATAAAGGTAATATTCCGCAAACAAACAGTACGCTGACACTCTATAAATATATTAGCACTGTTGATTATCCCAGAGATGAGCATGGTGATATTAAAGCTATGATTCATCCCCAGCTTCAGTTTAGAGATTATCAACCCCTGAATCCTGGTGAGCCAATATTTATCACTTTTGAAGGCAAAGATATTCTCTATGAGGGAACCAATACTGTTTATCCAATTTTTATTAATGAAGCAGCGTACTACGAGAAAGGAATTGCTATGTATTTAACTCAAAAACAACAAGAGGTAGTTTAG
- a CDS encoding LysR substrate-binding domain-containing protein, producing the protein MAMIELRHLRYFIAVAEELNFSRAAERLHIAQPPLSQQIQALEAELGLKLFERKKRPLQLTTAGQVFLAEAYLVFTQLEQAITSAQKVSRGEIGRLVVGTNSSVANSVLPDILQMFHPLFPEVILVLREVSSSQQVSQLRDRQIDVAFERLPNVNLNDDTLNFLPILQEPLVVALPETHPLADQSQIPLIALANEPFVLPPTDLVPSYSPIISLCQQVGFSPKVVQEATWMITVLSSVAGGVGVTLLPANAQSLQRKGVVYRPIQGENLILQLAVVWRRDDSSVVLQKFLEVTKKVAQNQKFN; encoded by the coding sequence ATGGCAATGATAGAACTTCGACATCTACGGTACTTTATCGCTGTAGCTGAAGAATTGAACTTTAGCCGTGCAGCAGAACGCTTACATATTGCTCAACCACCTTTGAGCCAACAAATCCAGGCGCTAGAAGCAGAACTAGGGCTAAAACTATTTGAACGTAAAAAACGTCCGCTACAGTTAACTACTGCTGGACAAGTCTTTTTAGCAGAAGCATATTTGGTGTTTACTCAATTGGAACAAGCAATTACTTCTGCCCAAAAAGTCAGCAGGGGTGAAATTGGACGCTTGGTGGTGGGAACTAATAGTTCTGTTGCTAATAGCGTTCTACCAGACATTCTGCAAATGTTTCACCCTTTATTTCCAGAGGTGATATTGGTGTTGCGTGAAGTAAGTTCTTCCCAGCAGGTAAGTCAACTGCGCGATCGCCAAATCGATGTTGCTTTTGAGAGATTGCCCAATGTAAATTTAAATGATGATACTTTAAATTTTCTACCAATTTTGCAAGAGCCTTTAGTCGTTGCTTTACCAGAAACGCATCCTCTAGCAGATCAATCTCAGATTCCCCTAATTGCATTGGCAAACGAACCTTTTGTTTTACCTCCAACCGACCTAGTACCATCATATAGTCCGATTATTAGCCTTTGTCAGCAAGTAGGTTTTTCCCCAAAAGTAGTACAAGAAGCAACATGGATGATAACTGTACTCAGCTCAGTTGCAGGTGGAGTTGGGGTGACATTGCTTCCTGCCAATGCCCAAAGTCTACAGCGAAAAGGTGTTGTCTACAGACCAATTCAAGGAGAAAACTTAATTCTGCAACTAGCTGTAGTTTGGCGGCGTGATGATTCATCTGTAGTTCTGCAAAAGTTTTTAGAAGTGACAAAGAAAGTAGCGCAAAACCAAAAATTTAACTAA
- a CDS encoding AGE family epimerase/isomerase yields the protein MKHHFQELAELYKNALLNDVLPFWEKHSLDWEQGGYFTCLDREGKVYDTDKFIWLQNRQVWTFSMLYNQLEKRENWLKIASNGAKFLAQHGRDTEGNWYFALTREGQPLVQPYNIFSDCFAAMAFSQYALASGEEWAKDVAMQAYNNVLRRKDNPKGKYNKTYPGTRPMKSLAVPMILANLTLEMEWLLPEETLESVLAETVREVMSDFLDQERGLMYESVAPDGSHIDSFEGRLINPGHGIEAMWFIMDIARRKNDTKTINQAVDVVLNILNFAWDSEYGGLYYFMDAHGHPPQQLEWDQKLWWVHLESLVALAMGDRLTGREACREWYQKMHDYSWSHFADPEYGEWFGYLNRRGEVLLNLKGGKWKGCFHVPRALYLCWQQFEALGSQSA from the coding sequence ATGAAACATCACTTTCAAGAACTTGCTGAACTTTACAAAAACGCGCTTCTTAACGATGTACTGCCATTTTGGGAAAAACATTCGCTTGACTGGGAACAAGGCGGTTATTTCACCTGCCTTGATCGCGAAGGCAAAGTTTATGATACAGATAAATTTATTTGGCTGCAAAACCGCCAAGTATGGACTTTTTCCATGCTTTACAACCAGTTAGAAAAACGCGAAAACTGGTTAAAAATTGCAAGTAATGGTGCTAAATTTCTCGCTCAACATGGCAGAGATACTGAGGGAAACTGGTATTTTGCGCTCACGCGTGAAGGACAGCCTTTAGTTCAGCCTTACAATATCTTTTCTGATTGCTTTGCAGCGATGGCATTTAGTCAATATGCCCTTGCTTCTGGTGAAGAATGGGCTAAGGATGTGGCAATGCAAGCTTATAACAACGTTTTACGCCGCAAGGATAACCCGAAAGGCAAATATAATAAAACCTATCCTGGCACGCGCCCGATGAAATCATTAGCTGTGCCGATGATTTTAGCCAACCTAACTCTAGAAATGGAATGGTTGCTACCTGAAGAAACCCTAGAAAGTGTCTTAGCTGAAACTGTCCGAGAAGTAATGAGCGATTTTCTCGACCAAGAACGCGGATTAATGTACGAAAGTGTTGCCCCAGATGGTTCTCACATTGATAGTTTTGAAGGACGGTTAATTAACCCAGGCCACGGCATCGAAGCCATGTGGTTTATTATGGACATCGCCCGCCGGAAAAACGACACTAAAACTATTAACCAAGCTGTTGATGTAGTGCTAAACATCTTGAATTTTGCCTGGGATAGTGAGTACGGCGGTTTATATTACTTTATGGATGCACATGGACATCCACCACAGCAACTGGAATGGGATCAAAAGCTGTGGTGGGTTCATCTAGAATCTTTAGTTGCATTGGCAATGGGCGATCGCTTGACAGGGCGTGAAGCTTGTCGGGAATGGTATCAAAAAATGCACGATTACAGTTGGTCGCACTTTGCCGATCCAGAATACGGCGAATGGTTCGGCTACCTCAATCGTCGTGGGGAAGTGCTGTTGAATCTTAAAGGCGGCAAATGGAAAGGTTGCTTTCACGTACCGCGGGCGTTGTACCTTTGTTGGCAGCAGTTTGAGGCGTTGGGTTCACAGTCAGCTTAA
- a CDS encoding Uma2 family endonuclease → MNVVTPKRFTIDEYHQLIELGFLKEGDRIELIRGELMQMVAKGTPHTVCGSILCRQLDRLLGDKAVIRGQDPITLSNQSEPEPDVVIARGKYEDYLAHHPYPEDVLLVVEISDSTLTYDQTKKLELYAEAGISDYWIVNLNGDQLEHYCQPYQNVQGKFNYLSKQIYLPNQSVVIPRFEDTLLNLSRIFPGGG, encoded by the coding sequence ATGAATGTTGTGACACCTAAGCGATTCACAATTGACGAATATCATCAACTGATTGAACTCGGATTTTTGAAGGAGGGCGATCGCATTGAATTAATTCGTGGAGAACTAATGCAGATGGTAGCAAAAGGAACGCCTCATACAGTATGCGGTTCTATCTTATGCCGCCAACTGGATCGGCTTTTAGGAGATAAGGCGGTGATCCGTGGACAAGATCCCATTACTTTATCCAATCAAAGTGAACCTGAGCCAGATGTTGTCATTGCACGAGGAAAATATGAAGATTATCTAGCTCATCATCCTTATCCTGAAGATGTTCTGCTTGTTGTGGAAATTTCAGATTCCACATTGACTTATGACCAAACAAAAAAACTAGAACTGTACGCGGAAGCCGGAATTTCTGATTACTGGATTGTCAACTTAAATGGTGACCAACTTGAGCATTACTGTCAGCCTTATCAAAACGTTCAAGGTAAGTTCAACTATCTCAGCAAGCAGATTTATCTACCTAACCAGTCAGTGGTAATTCCTCGGTTTGAAGATACATTGTTGAACTTGAGTAGGATTTTTCCAGGGGGTGGGTAG
- a CDS encoding aminoglycoside phosphotransferase family protein, with product MTENLITQVTDNLVAIADQFTLQGKVTAVQAFGSGNINDTFLVTLDSPDEKHFVLQRINTQVFRQPQLIMQNMCTFTDHVRKRLQSNPLNRRWEMPRVLLTKDAQDHWKDTEGSFWRAISFISNSQSFDIMADRSHAKEIGYALGMFHNLISDLPPEKLADTLEGFHITPRYLEHYEEVLAKATPPQSPEVNYCLQFVSDRKSFAHILENAKASGILPLRLMHGDPKINNVMFDTTTQQAVSVIDLDTVKPGLVHYDIGDCLRSGCNLTGEETEQWESVYFDTDLCQGILQGYLSVAKAFLTENDYAYIYDAIRLITFELGLRFFADYLAGNVYFKVKHSEHNLARALVQFKLTESIESQETIIRAIIQDMK from the coding sequence ATGACAGAAAATCTCATAACACAGGTTACGGACAATCTTGTTGCTATTGCCGACCAATTCACGCTTCAAGGAAAGGTTACAGCTGTTCAAGCATTTGGTAGTGGCAATATTAATGACACCTTCCTAGTGACTCTAGATTCCCCAGACGAAAAGCATTTTGTCCTGCAACGCATCAACACGCAGGTGTTTCGTCAGCCTCAATTGATTATGCAGAATATGTGTACCTTCACTGACCATGTTCGCAAGCGTTTACAGAGTAATCCCCTCAACCGTCGTTGGGAAATGCCGCGTGTACTACTAACTAAGGATGCTCAAGACCATTGGAAAGATACAGAAGGGTCATTTTGGCGGGCAATTAGCTTTATTTCAAACTCCCAATCTTTCGACATCATGGCAGATCGCTCACACGCTAAAGAAATCGGCTATGCTCTGGGGATGTTCCACAATCTCATCAGCGACTTACCCCCGGAAAAACTCGCTGACACCCTCGAAGGATTCCACATTACGCCACGTTACCTTGAGCATTACGAGGAAGTTCTAGCAAAAGCTACGCCGCCCCAATCGCCTGAAGTTAATTATTGCTTACAGTTTGTGAGCGATCGCAAATCTTTTGCACATATTCTCGAAAACGCAAAAGCATCAGGTATCTTACCACTGCGTTTAATGCACGGTGATCCAAAAATTAACAATGTGATGTTCGACACTACTACCCAGCAAGCCGTTAGTGTGATCGACCTCGACACCGTTAAGCCTGGGCTGGTACATTATGACATTGGTGATTGCTTGCGATCGGGTTGTAATCTTACCGGAGAAGAAACCGAACAGTGGGAAAGTGTTTATTTCGATACAGATTTATGTCAGGGAATTTTACAAGGCTATCTCTCTGTAGCAAAAGCGTTTCTCACCGAAAATGACTATGCATATATATACGATGCTATTCGTCTCATCACTTTTGAATTAGGATTGAGATTCTTTGCTGATTATTTAGCTGGGAATGTCTATTTTAAAGTCAAGCATTCAGAACACAATTTGGCTAGGGCGCTGGTTCAGTTTAAGCTCACTGAAAGTATTGAATCTCAAGAAACAATAATTCGCGCAATTATTCAGGATATGAAATGA
- a CDS encoding DOMON-like domain-containing protein: protein MNEQTFSLEVFPSTKSLPNLKIASNIFRNANQLTISYTLAGDIQEVIIAPPADTSTRKHELWKDTCFEFFLGIKNSQQYWEFNLSPAGHWNIYRFDSYRQGMQEETAFIKLPFSVNNQSDCLTLALNVDLNKIVSADQPLEVAITTVIKYRDGEVSYWALTHKGAEADFHLRDSFTVRI from the coding sequence ATGAATGAGCAAACCTTTTCTCTGGAAGTTTTTCCGTCTACTAAGTCCTTACCAAATTTGAAAATTGCAAGCAATATTTTCCGAAATGCTAATCAACTTACTATCAGCTACACCCTTGCAGGCGATATCCAAGAAGTTATTATAGCCCCACCAGCAGATACATCAACGCGAAAGCATGAATTGTGGAAAGATACCTGTTTTGAGTTTTTCCTTGGGATAAAGAATTCTCAACAGTATTGGGAATTTAACCTTTCGCCTGCTGGACATTGGAATATCTATCGCTTTGATAGCTATCGTCAAGGGATGCAAGAGGAAACAGCTTTTATCAAACTCCCGTTTAGCGTCAATAATCAATCTGATTGTTTAACACTTGCTTTAAATGTCGATTTAAATAAAATTGTTTCAGCAGACCAACCCCTTGAAGTTGCCATTACTACTGTTATTAAATATAGAGATGGTGAGGTGAGCTACTGGGCATTAACTCATAAAGGTGCGGAGGCTGATTTTCATTTACGAGATAGTTTTACCGTAAGAATTTAG
- a CDS encoding glycosyltransferase family 4 protein — protein sequence MKLIVVMPLAEQKGGGEMMLWDLMQQGRNAGVEWLVIFLEDGPMVEQVKSLGIDTRIVKSGRLRQIHRFIAAVFQIAAIARRERVDAIVNWMWITHISGGLAAMLAGLPAVWYQLEVPSDKTWLVRLATLLPARAVITLSKDGKQAQAQIWPHRPTPLVYPGVALDRFEPTSLPSPEEARRKLGLPLHGPIIGIVGRLQRWKGMHVLVQAMPKVLQKYPDAHCVVVGGKHDLEPDYEDFLKAEIATLGLKEKVIMAGLQRNIPEWVQAMDVFIHASDKEPFGIVIIEAMALGKPVIAGDAGGPTEIITNGINGLLTPYGDADKLAIAILRYLDEQEFAQSAGVAARQRALDFSTQSYAENFINTIRSVIPSVS from the coding sequence ATGAAACTTATAGTAGTAATGCCGCTAGCTGAACAAAAAGGTGGCGGTGAAATGATGCTTTGGGATTTGATGCAGCAAGGACGTAACGCAGGCGTCGAGTGGCTGGTGATATTTTTAGAAGATGGGCCGATGGTAGAACAAGTAAAGTCTCTCGGCATTGATACGCGAATTGTCAAAAGTGGTCGTTTACGCCAAATTCACCGTTTTATTGCCGCTGTTTTTCAGATAGCTGCGATCGCCCGCCGCGAACGTGTAGATGCGATCGTCAATTGGATGTGGATTACTCACATTTCTGGAGGTTTAGCGGCAATGTTGGCGGGGTTACCTGCTGTCTGGTATCAGCTAGAAGTGCCTAGTGACAAAACTTGGTTAGTACGACTCGCAACTTTACTGCCCGCCCGTGCAGTTATCACCCTCTCGAAAGATGGCAAACAGGCACAAGCGCAGATATGGCCCCATAGACCAACACCCTTGGTATATCCTGGTGTAGCACTAGACAGATTTGAGCCTACTAGTCTACCTTCTCCTGAAGAAGCACGCCGGAAGTTGGGCTTACCTCTGCACGGGCCAATAATTGGAATTGTCGGACGATTGCAACGATGGAAAGGAATGCACGTATTGGTGCAAGCGATGCCCAAGGTTTTGCAGAAGTATCCTGATGCCCATTGTGTAGTAGTTGGCGGTAAGCACGATTTAGAACCGGATTACGAGGACTTTTTAAAAGCAGAAATTGCCACCTTGGGACTAAAAGAGAAAGTGATTATGGCTGGACTCCAGCGTAATATCCCGGAGTGGGTGCAGGCAATGGATGTATTTATTCATGCATCAGATAAAGAGCCATTTGGTATTGTGATTATTGAGGCGATGGCGCTGGGTAAACCAGTCATAGCTGGCGATGCAGGCGGGCCAACTGAGATTATTACCAACGGAATTAATGGATTACTAACACCATACGGCGATGCAGATAAATTAGCGATCGCAATTCTCCGCTATCTTGATGAGCAAGAATTTGCCCAAAGTGCAGGAGTAGCTGCACGACAACGCGCCCTCGATTTCTCTACACAAAGTTATGCCGAAAACTTTATTAATACAATTCGTTCTGTAATACCAAGCGTTTCATGA
- a CDS encoding O-antigen ligase domain-containing protein, with protein MISQQRLFNSFLKQNFSPQERSPQAWIVIFGFILLTVACYFAGAAAMLRLIYPVAALLVAIFLYLRHPILYIGFTWWIWFLTPLATRLVDYRVGWDATRQMLIAPYLVVFVTIGTFFRHLPAAYRQGGLPFLLAFAGVFYGFLVGLVYNSPIPVARGLLDWLSPVIFAFHLYTNWRDYPSYRQNFQRVFLWCVLITGAYGIFQFVVAPEWDKYWLIESKQFRSSGNPVPFGMRVWSTMHSIGPFGAVMQAGLLLLFTSSGSLIFPASAVGYLSFLLTQARTNWGGWLLGIIMIMGSVKARIQMRLITIILVMAMCVVPLLTIEPISKVVATRLETFSNLQEDGSFKDRSGSYDKNLSLALANVLGNGLGNIWKVNEKTGQIEVVVIDSGILDMFFTLGWFGAIPYMGGLILMILSVSKYGEARFDSFVSAARAIGISSCTQLLIGSGMLSVAGMILWGFLAMAMAAHKYYQHEKITGKRV; from the coding sequence ATGATTTCGCAACAGAGACTTTTTAATAGTTTTTTAAAACAAAACTTTTCACCCCAAGAGCGATCGCCACAAGCTTGGATCGTCATCTTTGGCTTCATATTGTTGACAGTAGCTTGCTATTTTGCTGGTGCAGCTGCGATGTTGCGCCTAATTTATCCAGTGGCTGCTTTGCTAGTAGCCATATTTTTATACTTGCGCCATCCCATCCTCTACATCGGTTTTACTTGGTGGATATGGTTTCTCACACCCTTAGCTACCCGCTTAGTAGACTATCGAGTTGGTTGGGATGCCACCCGCCAGATGCTCATAGCACCCTATTTAGTCGTTTTTGTGACTATTGGGACTTTTTTTCGCCACCTTCCTGCTGCCTATCGCCAAGGTGGTTTACCGTTTCTTTTAGCTTTTGCAGGCGTCTTTTATGGCTTTCTGGTAGGACTGGTTTACAATTCACCAATTCCTGTTGCACGTGGTCTTTTGGATTGGCTCAGTCCAGTTATTTTTGCTTTTCACTTATACACCAATTGGCGAGATTATCCTAGCTATCGCCAGAATTTTCAGCGCGTATTTCTCTGGTGCGTGTTGATTACAGGAGCTTATGGAATATTTCAATTTGTGGTGGCTCCTGAGTGGGATAAGTACTGGCTGATAGAATCAAAACAGTTTAGAAGTTCTGGTAACCCTGTACCATTTGGGATGCGTGTGTGGAGTACAATGCATTCAATTGGGCCGTTTGGTGCTGTCATGCAAGCTGGCCTATTATTATTATTTACCAGTTCAGGAAGTTTAATTTTTCCTGCCTCAGCTGTTGGTTACTTATCTTTCTTACTAACACAAGCACGTACTAACTGGGGCGGTTGGTTGCTAGGAATAATTATGATTATGGGTTCAGTTAAAGCCCGTATTCAAATGCGTTTAATTACTATAATTTTGGTGATGGCAATGTGTGTTGTGCCATTACTTACTATCGAGCCAATTTCTAAAGTTGTGGCGACTCGTTTAGAAACGTTCTCTAATCTTCAAGAAGATGGCAGCTTTAAAGATAGATCAGGAAGCTATGACAAAAACCTGAGTCTAGCTCTTGCTAATGTTCTAGGTAACGGTTTAGGAAACATCTGGAAAGTCAACGAAAAAACCGGACAAATAGAAGTAGTTGTAATTGATAGTGGCATTTTAGATATGTTTTTCACCCTCGGCTGGTTTGGAGCTATTCCTTATATGGGTGGATTAATCTTAATGATTCTGAGCGTCAGCAAGTATGGTGAAGCTCGTTTCGATAGCTTTGTGAGTGCAGCTCGTGCCATTGGCATCAGTTCTTGTACACAGTTACTTATTGGTAGTGGAATGTTGAGTGTCGCTGGCATGATTCTTTGGGGATTTTTGGCTATGGCAATGGCAGCACATAAATACTATCAACATGAAAAAATTACAGGAAAAAGAGTATAA
- a CDS encoding glycosyltransferase, giving the protein MRNTVLIPTYRRPQDLSRCLSALRKQTKPVDQAIIVVRDIDTETWEFLAQFNQHDLPLQTVTVTQPGVVAALNAGLAAVEGDIVSITDDDAAPHPDWLEKIAAHFTSDSCIGGVGGRDWIYHGSKLEADSRQIVGKLQWFGRVIGNHHLGVGEPREVDVLKGVNMSFRTKAVGQLRFDQRMRGTGAQVHFEMAFTLALKRSGWKIIYDPLVAVDHFPAQRFDEDQRNNFNEIAFINLVHNETLVLLEHLPPLRRIVFLFWSVFVGTCDSFGLVQWLRLLPKQGILAGKKLLASWRGRWQGYKQFKINSISY; this is encoded by the coding sequence ATGCGGAACACAGTTCTCATACCGACTTATCGCCGTCCGCAGGATCTCTCACGTTGCCTTTCGGCACTGCGGAAGCAAACTAAACCAGTTGATCAGGCGATTATCGTTGTTCGTGATATAGATACAGAAACTTGGGAATTCCTTGCCCAATTCAATCAGCATGATCTGCCATTGCAAACTGTCACAGTGACGCAACCTGGAGTAGTGGCAGCTCTCAACGCCGGACTAGCAGCTGTAGAAGGTGATATTGTTTCCATTACCGATGATGATGCTGCACCCCATCCAGATTGGTTAGAAAAGATTGCCGCTCACTTTACCTCAGATAGTTGCATTGGCGGTGTAGGTGGGCGTGATTGGATATATCACGGTAGCAAATTAGAAGCTGATTCTCGTCAAATAGTTGGTAAGTTGCAGTGGTTTGGACGAGTCATTGGTAACCATCACTTAGGAGTCGGAGAACCCCGCGAAGTCGATGTTCTCAAAGGCGTAAACATGAGTTTTCGTACCAAGGCTGTTGGACAATTGCGTTTTGATCAACGAATGCGCGGTACAGGAGCGCAAGTACATTTTGAAATGGCATTTACGCTTGCCCTGAAGCGGAGTGGTTGGAAGATAATTTATGATCCTTTAGTAGCTGTAGATCATTTTCCGGCACAACGTTTTGATGAAGATCAGCGGAATAATTTTAACGAAATTGCCTTTATTAATTTAGTTCATAATGAAACTTTAGTTTTACTAGAACATCTGCCACCTCTACGCCGGATTGTATTTTTATTCTGGTCAGTATTTGTTGGTACTTGCGATAGTTTCGGTTTAGTACAATGGCTGAGACTATTGCCCAAACAAGGCATTCTCGCAGGTAAAAAATTATTAGCGTCCTGGCGAGGACGTTGGCAAGGATATAAACAATTCAAAATTAATTCTATTTCTTACTAG